From a region of the Oncorhynchus keta strain PuntledgeMale-10-30-2019 unplaced genomic scaffold, Oket_V2 Un_contig_3157_pilon_pilon, whole genome shotgun sequence genome:
- the LOC127923732 gene encoding uncharacterized protein LOC127923732, producing MEQTLVGSFLKEKHHVYKEQSGEEWRMEQTLVGSFLKEKHHVYKEQSGEEWRMEQTLVGSFLKEKHHVYKEQSGEEWRMEQTLVGSFLKEKHHVYKEQSGEEWRMEQTLVGSFLKEKHHVYKEQSGEEWRMEQTLVGSFLKEKHHVYKEQSGEEWRMEQTLVGSFLKEKHHVYKEQSGEEWRMEQTLVGSFLKEKHHVYKEQSGEEWRMEQTLVGSFLKEKHHVYKEQSGEEWRMEQTLVGSFLKEKHHVYKEQSGEEWRMEQTLVGSFLKEKHHVYKEQSGEEWRMEQTLVGSTGGKMAAVQNSDNRALRLLKHGRKQF from the exons ATGGAACAAACACTAGTAGGAAGCTTTCTGAAGGAAAAGCATCATGTGTACAAGGAACAGAGTGGAGAAGAATGGAGGATGGAACAAACACTAGTAGGAAGCTTTCTGAAGGAAAAGCATCATGTGTACAAGGAACAGAGTGGAGAAGAATGGAGGATGGAACAAACACTA GTAGGAAGCTTTCTGAAGGAAAAGCATCATGTGTACAAGGAACAGAGTGGAGAAGAATGGAGGATGGAACAAACACTAGTAGGAAGCTTTCTGAAGGAAAAGCATCATGTGTACAAGGAACAGAGTGGAGAAGAATGGAGGATGGAACAAACACTAGTAGGAAGCTTTCTGAAGGAAAAGCATCATGTGTACAAGGAGCAGAGTGGAGAAGAATGGAGGATGGAACAAACACTAGTAGGAAGCTTTCTGAAGGAAAAGCATCATGTGTACAAGGAGCAGAGTGGAGAAGAATGGAGGATGGAACAAACACTAGTAGGAAGCTTTCTGAAGGAAAAGCATCATGTGTACAAGGAGCAGAGTGGAGAAGAATGGAGGATGGAACAAACACTAGTAGGAAGCTTTCTGAAGGAAAAGCATCATGTGTACAAGGAACAGAGTGGAGAAGAATGGAGGATGGAACAAACACTAGTAGGAAGCTTTCTGAAGGAAAAGCATCATGTGTACAAGGAACAGAGTGGAGAAGAATGGAGGATGGAACAAACACTAGTAGGAAGCTTTCTGAAGGAAAAGCATCATGTGTACAAGGAGCAGAGTGGAGAAGAATGGAGGATGGAACAAACACTAGTAGGAAGCTTTCTGAAGGAAAAGCATCATGTGTACAAGGAACAGAGTGGAGAAGAATGGAGGATGGAACAAACACTAGTAGGAAGCACAGGGGGGAAAATGGCAGCTGTACAGAACTCCGATAACAGAGCTCTCAGACTTCTAAAACACGGTAGAAAGCAGTTCTAA